The Deinococcus sp. KNUC1210 nucleotide sequence CAGGCATCGGGTGTCAGGCCCAGCCGCCCACCGATATCGCGGCGATACTGTGCGCCCTCGAACTCGACCTGTGCAGCCAGTGTGTACACCTCACGCAGCGCTGCCGGAAGCGTGGGAGCACTCGCCTGAAGCGCCAGCACCCGCCCGCCCGCCGACACGAGCTGCCCTGCCTGAAGCGCCGTGCCCGCGTGGTAAACCCGCTGACTCATGGCAGGCGACGGCAGGCCCAGTGGAATGCCCCGCTGAGGCTCGCCGGGATAGCCCGGAGCCGCCAGAATCACGACCGCGCTCGCCGCGCCGCTGAACTGTACCTGCGCGGCATCGAGCGTGCCCTGAGCGCAGGCCTGCGCGATGGCCGCCAGATCGCCGGTCAGAAGAGGCAGCACCGCCTCGGCCTCCGGGTCTCCGAACCGGGCATTGAATTCCACCACCTTCGGACCATCTGTCGTCAGCATCAGTCCGGCGTACAGCACGCCGCAGAAGGGCATACCTTCCGCTGCCATTCCGCGCATCACGGCGTCGAGGATGGTGGTCTGAATCTGCTGCCGGGCCTCCGGACCGAGCGGATACGGACAGATGACGCCCATGCCTCCCGTCATCGGCCCCTGATCGTGCTCGAAGATGGTCTTGTGGTCCTGCGAGGGCGGCATCTGCACGGCCCGCACCCCGTCGGCAAAGGCCAGCACGCTCACTTCCTGACCGACCATGAATTCCTCGATCACCGCGCCCGCCCCCGGCTGCTCGAAGATCGCCCGGAGCGCTTCTTCGGCCTGTTCAGAGGTGGCGCAGATCGTCACACCCTTGCCCGCCCGCAGACCCGCGTCCTTGACCACCAGCGGCAGCGCCTGCCCCTGCGCGTAGTCGAGTGCGGCAGGCAGCGTCTCGAAGCTGCGCCAGCGGGCCGTCGGAATGGCGTGGCGCTGCATAAACGCTTTGCTCCAGGCCTTGTCACCTTCCAGCCGCGCCGCCGCCCGCGACGGGCCGAAGGCGGGGATGCCGAGCTGTTGAAGGGCATCGACCACCCCTGCCGCCAGCGGACCTTCCGGCCCCACGATCACCAGATCGGCTCCTTCCTGCTGGGCCAGCGCTGCCAGGGCGTCCGGCTCCTGCGCCGCAGCCACACAGCGTACCTGGGCAGCAATACCGGGATTTCCAGGCGTACACACGATCTCGGACGTGCTGGGCGAGCGCGTCAGCGCATCGACGATGGCGTGTTCCCGGCCTCCCCCACCGATCACCAACACCTTCATCGGCGACCTGCGGAAACACATGTACGGGCGTCAAACATGGCGTTCATGGCTGGCATGATAAAGACTCGGTGCGGCGCGGCAGGGCAGGCGGGCTAGCCCTTGCTGCCCTGCCGCGCCTGAGCGCGTTTCCAGTAGCGCGTCAGACCCTGCACACTCATCCAGGGAGGGCAGGCGAGGGCAAAGCGGGCAGCCAGTCCGGGGCCTTCGCTGTTCAGATCGTGCGTGAGCGCCCGGGTAAAGTCGCGGGTGATGGTTTCGGCGTCGTCGCCCGCTTCCAGGCCGCGCCGCACGGTGGCCGCGTCTGCCTGAATGTTGCGCTCCAGGGCGTCCCAGTGGGCGGGTTCCTGCGGGTAGCTGCCGAAATGGGCCAGATGCAGCATCTCGGCGTCAACCGTTCTGAGCAGCGCGATACTGGTCGCCCAGGCGGGCAGGTCGATGTCGGGCGGCGGCGTGGGCGGGCGGGGCGACTGGGCCGCTTCCAGCCGGATGCCGCCCACATCGCCCACGAACAGGTCGGGGCCGATGTGATACGCCAGATGGTGCACCGCATGGCCGGGCGTGTACAGCGGGCGAATTTCCAGGCCGCCGAGATGCAGCGTCTCGCCGCCGTCCAGCACCGTCATCTGCGCCGGATTCACGGGCCGCATCTCGCCCCACAGCGTTTCCATCTGATCGCCGTAGATCTGCGCGGCACTCGCCATCAGGCGTTCGGGGGCCGCCAGGTGTGCCGCTCCCCGCTGATGCACAGTAACCCGCGCCGCCGGAAGCCGCTCCAGCAGGGTTCCCACCGCCCCGGCATGGTCGAGGTGGATGTGCGTGAGCAGCAGATGGCGAACATCCTGAAGGTGCAGACCCAGGCGCTCCAGACCCGCTTCCAGCGCGGGCAGCGTACTGGCAGGGCCGGTATCGACCAGCACCAGACCATCACCGGTTTCGAGCACATACGACGCGATGGCGCCCGGATGCCCCTGAAATGTCAGATCGATGAGCTGGGGCATGCGCCTACGCCTTGCCCAGCAGACGGGCCGCCGCCAGCAGCAGCGCCGCCGCGTACTGAACGAGGGCGATCAGGCGCAGCATTCCGGCGTTGGGCGCACGCCGCAGCGGGCCGAGCGCCAGATACAGCACGAACGAGGCAGACAGACAGATGAGGATGACAAAGAGCCAGAGGGCCATGCGGGCAGGATAGCAGGCAGGCCGCCCTGTGCCCGTGTCAGCGTGGGCGACTCGACAGGCTCAGCAGCGCCTCGAAGCTGTCGGGCTGCTGCGGGTCGTCGAGCGCAGCCTTGTTGCGGCCCTCGTGCCCACAGGCGGCGCAGCGGTGCAGGATCATCCAGCCTTTCTTGGGGTGCTGCTCGACCCCCACCGGCACCAGCAGGCCGCCACAGTCGCTGGCACGGTCGCCGGGAAACACGTCGAGATGCAGGCTGTACAGGCAGCCGGGGCAGTGGTTGCGCACCGACCCGTTGACGAGCGGCTGCACTTCCAGGCCGCAGTGCTGACAGATGAAGGCGGTATTGGTGCCCTGCTTGACGAATCGGCGCGTCATCGGTGGCCCCGTTGCCCTTCCAGAAAGGCCCGGATCGCCTGCTGCGAATACAGCGCCAGCCCGCTGACCGCAAAGCCGGCTCCCACCGCGAACAGAATCAGTGTCTGGACCTTGAATCCGTTCAGACCGCTGAGCAGCATCAGGCCAAGGCCGCCCAGCACGCTCAGAACCACCGTCAGGTACAGCGCCCACGTGGCCCCCCGGTAGACCTGCCACAGCACCAACGCCGTCAGCACCGCCCCGACGATCCGGCCCCCGGCTCCCTGAAAGTCGCCGCGTACCCAGTCGGCCACCGTCGGAGCCAGACTGAGAACCAGCAGCACGCCCAGCGCGAGTTGCGTCTGGGCGCGTCCCTGGAGGGCGAGCGGTGAAAGGGTGGGAGCCTGGGGCGACATGCCTTCAGCATAGCGGGCGCGGCAGCACCGGAAAGGGATGAAACGCCCGCTGACGGCGCAGAGCCTCAGGCCACCGGGAAGGCGATATGACAGAACGGCTGGTCGGGCTGCGAGGCGTCTCCGAAGTAGCTTTCACGGCAGTCGAGCGCAGGCGTCAGACCGCGTTCCCGCAGAGCCGCCGCCACCGCGTCGTAGGCCTCCAGCAGCGCCGGAAACTCCAGCTGTTTCAGGGTCAGGGTGGTGTACAGCTCACGCCGGGCGGGTTCGGTTCGGAGGCTCGCGCCCTCTGGCAGGACTGCCTCTGAAGGCCCGGTCAGCGGAAAGCAGACTTCCACCGGACCATCCTCGTGCTCGTTGACCGGACCGTGATAGATCACGAACCATTCGGCGTGGGTGGCCGTTTCGGCATCGAGGGCATGGGCCGCCGCCCAGTTCCTGAACTCCTGGTACGTCGCCGGAAGAAAGGACGGGAGTTCGGAGACCTTCAGGCGGCGGGTGCGGGTCAGTACCAGCTGGGCGGGCATCTGGCGTTCTTCGATGGAGTAGGCGGGCAGGGTCTGGGTCGGCATCTCAGCTCCTTGGGGCAGGATATGAGCCATCACGTACTCGGTCAGGGCGCGGCGCTGCGCGTGCTGTGCTTCGGCCAGCTGCCAGAAGTGCGCCAGCCGCGCCCGCTTCGAGAAAGGGGGCAGTTCCAGGAGCGCCTGAATTTCTCGCAGTGGCATATCGAGCTGCCGCAGCAGCGCCACCGTTCGGGCGTGTTCGAGTTGCTGCGGGCTGTAGTACCGGTAGCCGCTCTGGGCATCCACGTGCACCGGAAGCAGCAGGCCACAGGCCTCGTACAGCCGCAGCGCCTTGGGCGTCAGGCGCGACAGCCGGGAAAACCCGCTGATGGTCAGGAGGGAATCGGGAAGGTCGGACATACAGAGAGTGCGGTCAAGCTTGACACCTCCAGCTTGCGGCCTGCCCCTGGGTCAAGGTCAAGGTGATGACTCGAAGCGAAGCCACGAGCGCTATTTGCTCTGCGATCCCACGTCCAGCCGTCCGATCACCGCATCCTGCACCAGCTTCTGCGTGTCCTTCACCTCGACCACCGCCTGCTCGCCGCTCTCCAGATCCATTACGAAATGGTCGCCGTCGAGCCGTACCGACTGCAGGATCTGTTCGTCACCTGCCGGGCGCGTGCGGGCACGCAGTTCGACGTAGCGCGAGAGCGGCGTGCGAATCACCTTGGGGGCGAGCACTTCCTCGACCTGAAAGATGCCGCCGGAATTGTTCATGGTCACGTCGATGAGCACCGGTTTGCTGTCGCCGCGTGTGATGACCACCTGATCGACGGCCAGTGCACTGATGCTGTGGATATCGACCGACCCCAGCGCAAAGGCCTTGCGCCCGCGCCCCTTGGTGATATCGCTGCCGTCCGCCACCGCCGTGATGCCGCCCTCGACGGTGAGCGGCGGCGGGTTCAGGTCGTGACAGTTGATGCCGTGGAGGATGAAGGCGCGGATCTTGGTGCGCTTGAATACGTCGGAATACAGCGGCTTCAGGATGCGGTCGATGATGGGCCGCGCCAGATGAACGCCGTGCTGCTCGTGCTCGGCGCGGTGGACCTGATTGCCGATGTCGTGCAGCATGGTCGCCAGGATCACCACCAGAAACACGTCGCCCACATCCCCGATGCCGCTCTCGATCAGGTCGGGACGCACGCCGCCTTCCAGCAGCAGTTCCAGAATGGCGAGGCTGGCGGCCCCGGTCACGAAGGCATGCACGCGCCCGTGATCGTTGTAGCCGAGCTTCCGCATGGTGATGTAATTTGCCATGTCCCAGGAGGCCAGCGCTTCCTGATCCTGAATCAGCGCCTCGAAGGCCGAGAGCGCCAGCGGGTAATCGCGCAGATCCTCACGGATGGCCCCACCCAGCGCCTCGATCAGCTTGGCGCGGGGCGTGGCGAATTCGATGGTTCGCAGGCCCGATTTCGCGGTCAGTTCCTGCACCGTACCGCCCGACACGTTCAGCGTCAGCTTGTCGGCAACGTCGGGAGTGGGGTCGGACGCTGGCCCGGTCATGCTCCCTCACTCCCCCTTGAAGCTGGCACGGCGCTTGCCCAGGAAGGCGGCGGTACCCTCGCGGAAATCCTGGGTGGCGACGGTCATGCCGAACAGGTCGGCCTCGATTTCCAGCCCCAGTTCCAGGGTGGTGTCCAGGCCCCGGCGCACCGCCTCCTTGACGAGCGACAGCGCGATGGGCGCGTTCTTCAACATCGCCTCGGCCACCTCTCGCGCCTTCTCCAGCGGGCTGTCGGCCAGGTAATTCACCAGGCCCATGCTCAGGGCCTCCTCGGCAGGCAACTGGCGTCCGGTCAGCATCAGGTCGAGGGCGCGTCCAGCACCGATCAGGCGCGACAGCCGCTGCGTGCCGCCGAACCCCGGCAGCAGGCCCAGCGTCACTTCCGGCAGGCCCAGGCGGGCTGTTCTGGACGCGACGCGCACATCACAGGCCAGCGCGAGTTCCAGACCGCCACCCAGCGCAAAGCCGTTGATGGCGGCAATGGTGGGAATCGGCAGGGTGGCGATGCCGTGCATCACGTCCTGCCCGGCCAGCGACATCTCACGGCCCGCGAACACGCCTTCGAGCTGTGCGAGTTCCGAAATATCGGCCCCGGCCACAAAGGCCCGCTCTCCCCCACCCGTGATGATGAGCGCTGCGATCTCGGCGTTCTCGGCCACAATATCTGTCACCTGTGCCAGTTCCGACAGGGTTTCACCATTCAGGGCATTCAGGGCGTTGGGACGGTTGACCGTCAGAACCGCCAGTGCGCCGTGCTGATCGATCTGCACGTTTCTGAACTCGTATTCCTCAAAGAGCGTCATGGGCACAGTCTGCCACAGGGCCGATCCCGTACACTGAAGGCACCAAAAAACGTTCGTTCGGGGCGGCTGACCCATGAGATACTTCTCATGAACGGAAAGCATCAAGGTCCCGTCAGCTTTGCCATCGAAGCTGGCCGGAAGTCGTGTGGCAGGATTCCGGGCTTCTCACGACAGTTGGCTGTTCATGAGAGGATGACATGCACCGCTCATAGAAGGGCACACCCGGCCCTCTGAATTGGTCGCCGCACTCATGGAGGTTCACAGCCGCCTCACTTGAAGTTCTTACGGTGGAGACACGCAGCCAGTGCTGCACCGGAGGAACCCATGCACACCAACAAGAAGATCCTGACGCTCGCCTCGACCCTGGCCCTCGCCCTGGGCGTTGCCAGCGCCCAGACCACGCCCGCCACCACCACGCCCGCCACCACCACCGCTGCCGGTCAGGTCACGACCTTCACCGACGTTCCTGCCGGTCACTGGGCCAAAGACGCCGTTGATCTGATCGTTCAGAAGGGCCTGATTCAGGGCTTCCCCGACGGCACCTTCCGGGGCAACGAGAACCTGACCCGCTACCAGGCCGCGCTGATTTTCTACCGTCTGCTCCAGACCGGCGGCCTGAACAGCAGCACTGTCACCAGCACCGACACCACCACCATCGCCAACGGCATGCAGGAAGTGTCCACCGAACTGGCCAGCATCAGCAGCCGCGTGACCGATCTGGAAACGCTGACCGCCGATCAACAGACCCGCATTGCGGCCCTGGAAACCCAGATCGCCACGCTGAACAGCAACCCTGCCAGCACCGACACCACCGCGATCACCGCCCGTCTGGACGCGCTGGAAGCGACTGTCAAGAACATTCCTGCCGGAGCCACCGGCCCCGCTGGCCCTGCCGGTCCTGCGGGCCCCGCCGGTCCTGCCGGAACGCCTGCCGACACGGCTGCCATCGAGGCCCGTCTGAGTGCGCTGGAGGCCCGTGCCGCCGCGACCCCCACCAGCACGACCACCAACACCACCACGACGAACACCACCACCAACCCCAGCACCATCGTGATCGGCGGCACCCCCACCACGCCTGCCACCACGACCAGCACTGCCGGGAACCTGTACGTCGGTGCGGCGTACAACTACAGCCTGGGTGCCGTCGACAGCACCGGCGGTTCCACCACCCGCAGCAGCTACGGCGCAGTCGTCGGCAGCACGCAGGTCTTCGGTAACCTCGGCGCACAGGTGTCGGTGGACTACGAGCCAAGCGCCAGCACCATCAACGCCGACGCCGATGTGACTTACCGCTTCGATACCGGCGGCAACCTGACCCCCTACGTGGGCGCTGGTTTCGGCCTGACGAGCAGCACCAAGCGCGGCACCACCACTGCCGAAAAGGCCACCGACTACTCGGTGAACGCGCTGGTCGGTGTGGACTACCGCTTCACGGATAACCTGGGCGTGTTTGCCGAGGGCCAGGGCCGCTACTACCTCAGCAGCAACGGCTACGGCACCGGCCTTCAGACCGCCAGCGCGGGCTTTGGCACCAATGTCAAGGCTGGCCTGAAGTTCTTCTTCTAAACCGGGTTTAAGAAACAGGGTGATCCTCTGGGGTCACTCTGTTTTCGTTTTAGATAGCGCTGCTCTGAGGTTCGTCCGGACAACAGCAGGAAGGCGCGTGAAGCTCAGTTCACGCGCCTTCCTGCTGTTGTCCAGTTACCGGTCAGCGCCGCTTTTTGACGTGCCATTCCTCTTCCGGCAGCCCGGCGCGGGCATTGGCGGCGCGGGCCATCACGAACAGCAGATCGGAAAGGCGGTTCAGATAGATCTGCGCCTGAAGGTTCACTTCCTCACTCTCGCCCAGGCGGATCACGTCCCGCTCGGCGCGGCGGGCGACGCTGCGGGCCACGTGCAGACTGGCAGCAGCGGGCGTGCCTGCCGGATGGATGAAGTGCGTCAGCGGGGGCACGGTGGCCTGATAGCTGTCGATCAGGGTTTCGAGGCGCTCCACATCGGCCTCGTCGATACGGGCGATGTTTTTGCTGTAGGGGCTGTCGCTGCGGGTCGCCAGATCGGCCCCCAGATCGAAGAGCGCGTTCTGCAGATATTCCAGGTCGCGGGCCAGCGCCGCGTCGGGTGCGTGCGAGCGGGTGTTGTGGGCGCGGGCCAGTCCGACGACGCTGTTCAGTTCGTCTACCGTGCCGTATGCCTCGACTCTGGGATGTGCCTTGCTCACGCGGTCTGCGCCGTACAGGCCGGTCTGTCCGGCGTCGCCGGTCTTGGTGTAGAGTTTCACGCCCTCCAGCGTAATACGGAGTGCCCCGCACCAATGCAGTCCAGCCCCGGCCTGCTGTCGAACAGGCCGGGGCTGGACTCAGCAGGAATGCCGGATCAGGAGGGGTTGAGACGACCCGATTCTTCCGTCAGAGTCCGGAGCTGCGATGCGAGGGAAGGCGTGAGCACCTCGGAACGGTAACGCCACGTCCAGTTCTGCGGGCCGGTGGTGCCCGGCAGATTCATCCGTTCGGACGACCCCAGGTTCAGCAAGTCCTGCAGCGGCACGACGGCCAGATTCGGGCGGCTGTGGAAGGCCATGTTCATCAGGGCCCAGGCGAAGGTTTCCTCGCTGGGATCGGAATGGGTGTACGTGCGGTAGGCGTGCTTCTCGGATTCCTCGGCATTGATCCACCAGCCACGGGTGGTGTCGTTGTCGTGGGTGCCGGTATACACCACCTGATTGACCTTCAGGTTCTCCGGCAGGAAGGCATTCACGCTAAAATCCCCGCCGCCGAAGGCAAATTGCAGCACCGCCATGCCCGGCAACTCGAAGTCGTCGCGCAGCGCTTCCACATCGGGCGTGACCACACCCAGGTCTTCGGCGATGATGTTGAGCTGACCCAGAGCCGAGCGGATCGCCTCGAACAGCGCGTGACCGGGAGCGGGGACCCAGCGTCCATGAACAGCGGTTTCGGCGGGGAAGGGAATTTCCCAGTACGCCGCAAAACCCCGGAAGTGGTCGATCCGGATCACGTCGAACAGACTCAGGCTGCTCTTGACCCGTTCGATCCACCACGCGAAATTGTCGGCCTGCATGGCGTCCCAGCGGTACAGCGGGTTGCCCCAGAGCTGCCCCGTCTCCGAGAAATAGTCGGGCGGCACACCCGCGACCACCGTCGGCTGACCCGACTCGTCGAAGAGGAACTGTTCGGGGCGTGCCCAGGCGTCCGAACTGTCCATCGCCACGAAGATCGGAATATCTCCGATGATGGCGATTCCCTTCTGGTGGGCGTAGTCGCGGGTGGCGCGCCACTGGCGGAAAAACAGGAACTGATGAAACGACACGCGCAGAATGTCGCGCTGAAGCGACGAACGCATCTGGGTCATGGTGGCAGCGTCACGGCCCCGCAGCGGCGCGGGCCAGGCATTCCAGGGCAGGCCGCCCTGCGTGGCCTTGATCGCGGTGAAGAGGGCGTAGTCGTCGAGCCACGCGGCCTCTTCCTGCCGAAACCGCTGGAACTCCTCCTGAAGCGGGTGGCTTCCCTGCAGCAGCGCTCCCTCGTACTGGGCATACGCCCGGTCGAGCATCTGGTTGCGCCAGATGTACTGGAGGCCGAAATCCACGCGGTCGCTGTTGAAATCCGGAATGGCGTCGAAGTCGCTGGGCTGGAGCAGGCCCTCGGCGCGCAGATCGTCCAGACTGACCAGATACGGATTTCCGGCAAAGGCGCTGAATGCCTGATACGGGCTGTCGCCATACCCGGTGGGGCCGAGCGGCATCACCTGCCAGTACCGCTGCCCGGCAGAGGCCAGCCAGTCGATGAAGTAAGTGGCGTGAATGCCCAGTTCACCGATACCGTAGGGGCCGGGAAGACTGGTGGGATGCAGCAGAACGCCGCTGGAACGGGACAGGGTCATGGGGTCTCCTCGAAGGACCACCGATCCTCAGACACGTGGAAGTGCTTCCAATCGCCTGCAGAACCGGGGTGGGGGAACAGCTCGGGCATCTTCGGCGCCCATTGTAACGTGAGAACACGAAGCCGCATGGCTGTCCAAAGGTGCGCTGAAGAATTTGCCTGTCAGACGGCAGAAAGTCGTCATGCCTCGCCGGAATGTCAGTAGCCCCGGCTCACGTCTACCCTGCCGGGCACGTCGCGGCCCTGCTGCATGGCGCTGAGCACCTCTGCGGCGTGGGCAGCACCCCGCTCGATCAGGTCGTCGGTGGTGCTGCCCACGTGGGGCGTGAGGATGACGTTTTCCCGTTCCCACAGCGGCGAGGACGCAGGCAGCGGCTCCGGTTCGGTCACGTCGAGCGCTGCTCCAGCCAGTTGCCCCGCATCGAGTGCCGCGTTCAGGGCGTCCGGATCGATCAGGTCGCCGCGTCCCAGGTTGTAGACCCAGGCCGACGAGGGCAGCAGCGCCAGCCGTTCGGCGTTCAGGATGTGGCGAGTGGCGGGGGTACGCGGCAGCAGCATCACCAAGTCGTCGGCACTCGTCAGGGCCGCTTCGACGTCTTGGGCGGTGCTACGCGAGGTGAGGCCGGTGACGTGTGCGCCCAGCGGAGCCAGCATGCCGTCCAGCAGCCGCCCGATATGTCCGTAGCCCCAGATCACCACGCGGCGGCCCTCCAGCGTGTGCATCGGCCCGGAATCGGCCCATTCGCGCCGTCGCTGGGTGTCGCGGTAGCGGTGCAGCCCCCGGCCCGCAGCCAGCATCAGAGCCACGGCATGCTGGGCCACCGCCCGGTCGTGCAGCGTATGGGCGTTGTACAGCGCGACGCCGGGCGGCAGGTCTGCCACCACATGGTCGATTCCCGCCGTCAGCGTCAACACCCACTTCAGGCCGGGACGGTGCAGCACCGTGCGCCGCAGGTCAGGCCGCAGGAACCACAGAACGAAGCCGTCCACCTCGCCGGGCGGCACCTGATCGTTCTCGAAATATACAGGGGTGATGCCCGGCACAGCCAGGGCGCGAAACGGCGGCAGATCGGGAAGCAGCACACGCATGGTGTATTCAAGCATGCGGACCGCGAAGGCGCGGGC carries:
- the purD gene encoding phosphoribosylamine--glycine ligase, which produces MKVLVIGGGGREHAIVDALTRSPSTSEIVCTPGNPGIAAQVRCVAAAQEPDALAALAQQEGADLVIVGPEGPLAAGVVDALQQLGIPAFGPSRAAARLEGDKAWSKAFMQRHAIPTARWRSFETLPAALDYAQGQALPLVVKDAGLRAGKGVTICATSEQAEEALRAIFEQPGAGAVIEEFMVGQEVSVLAFADGVRAVQMPPSQDHKTIFEHDQGPMTGGMGVICPYPLGPEARQQIQTTILDAVMRGMAAEGMPFCGVLYAGLMLTTDGPKVVEFNARFGDPEAEAVLPLLTGDLAAIAQACAQGTLDAAQVQFSGAASAVVILAAPGYPGEPQRGIPLGLPSPAMSQRVYHAGTALQAGQLVSAGGRVLALQASAPTLPAALREVYTLAAQVEFEGAQYRRDIGGRLGLTPDA
- a CDS encoding MBL fold metallo-hydrolase encodes the protein MPQLIDLTFQGHPGAIASYVLETGDGLVLVDTGPASTLPALEAGLERLGLHLQDVRHLLLTHIHLDHAGAVGTLLERLPAARVTVHQRGAAHLAAPERLMASAAQIYGDQMETLWGEMRPVNPAQMTVLDGGETLHLGGLEIRPLYTPGHAVHHLAYHIGPDLFVGDVGGIRLEAAQSPRPPTPPPDIDLPAWATSIALLRTVDAEMLHLAHFGSYPQEPAHWDALERNIQADAATVRRGLEAGDDAETITRDFTRALTHDLNSEGPGLAARFALACPPWMSVQGLTRYWKRAQARQGSKG
- a CDS encoding RNHCP domain-containing protein, whose translation is MTRRFVKQGTNTAFICQHCGLEVQPLVNGSVRNHCPGCLYSLHLDVFPGDRASDCGGLLVPVGVEQHPKKGWMILHRCAACGHEGRNKAALDDPQQPDSFEALLSLSSRPR
- a CDS encoding MerR family transcriptional regulator gives rise to the protein MSDLPDSLLTISGFSRLSRLTPKALRLYEACGLLLPVHVDAQSGYRYYSPQQLEHARTVALLRQLDMPLREIQALLELPPFSKRARLAHFWQLAEAQHAQRRALTEYVMAHILPQGAEMPTQTLPAYSIEERQMPAQLVLTRTRRLKVSELPSFLPATYQEFRNWAAAHALDAETATHAEWFVIYHGPVNEHEDGPVEVCFPLTGPSEAVLPEGASLRTEPARRELYTTLTLKQLEFPALLEAYDAVAAALRERGLTPALDCRESYFGDASQPDQPFCHIAFPVA
- a CDS encoding phosphohydrolase, whose product is MTGPASDPTPDVADKLTLNVSGGTVQELTAKSGLRTIEFATPRAKLIEALGGAIREDLRDYPLALSAFEALIQDQEALASWDMANYITMRKLGYNDHGRVHAFVTGAASLAILELLLEGGVRPDLIESGIGDVGDVFLVVILATMLHDIGNQVHRAEHEQHGVHLARPIIDRILKPLYSDVFKRTKIRAFILHGINCHDLNPPPLTVEGGITAVADGSDITKGRGRKAFALGSVDIHSISALAVDQVVITRGDSKPVLIDVTMNNSGGIFQVEEVLAPKVIRTPLSRYVELRARTRPAGDEQILQSVRLDGDHFVMDLESGEQAVVEVKDTQKLVQDAVIGRLDVGSQSK
- a CDS encoding enoyl-CoA hydratase-related protein, with product MTLFEEYEFRNVQIDQHGALAVLTVNRPNALNALNGETLSELAQVTDIVAENAEIAALIITGGGERAFVAGADISELAQLEGVFAGREMSLAGQDVMHGIATLPIPTIAAINGFALGGGLELALACDVRVASRTARLGLPEVTLGLLPGFGGTQRLSRLIGAGRALDLMLTGRQLPAEEALSMGLVNYLADSPLEKAREVAEAMLKNAPIALSLVKEAVRRGLDTTLELGLEIEADLFGMTVATQDFREGTAAFLGKRRASFKGE
- a CDS encoding S-layer homology domain-containing protein, which translates into the protein MHTNKKILTLASTLALALGVASAQTTPATTTPATTTAAGQVTTFTDVPAGHWAKDAVDLIVQKGLIQGFPDGTFRGNENLTRYQAALIFYRLLQTGGLNSSTVTSTDTTTIANGMQEVSTELASISSRVTDLETLTADQQTRIAALETQIATLNSNPASTDTTAITARLDALEATVKNIPAGATGPAGPAGPAGPAGPAGTPADTAAIEARLSALEARAAATPTSTTTNTTTTNTTTNPSTIVIGGTPTTPATTTSTAGNLYVGAAYNYSLGAVDSTGGSTTRSSYGAVVGSTQVFGNLGAQVSVDYEPSASTINADADVTYRFDTGGNLTPYVGAGFGLTSSTKRGTTTAEKATDYSVNALVGVDYRFTDNLGVFAEGQGRYYLSSNGYGTGLQTASAGFGTNVKAGLKFFF
- a CDS encoding cob(I)yrinic acid a,c-diamide adenosyltransferase, whose translation is MKLYTKTGDAGQTGLYGADRVSKAHPRVEAYGTVDELNSVVGLARAHNTRSHAPDAALARDLEYLQNALFDLGADLATRSDSPYSKNIARIDEADVERLETLIDSYQATVPPLTHFIHPAGTPAAASLHVARSVARRAERDVIRLGESEEVNLQAQIYLNRLSDLLFVMARAANARAGLPEEEWHVKKRR
- the malQ gene encoding 4-alpha-glucanotransferase — its product is MTLSRSSGVLLHPTSLPGPYGIGELGIHATYFIDWLASAGQRYWQVMPLGPTGYGDSPYQAFSAFAGNPYLVSLDDLRAEGLLQPSDFDAIPDFNSDRVDFGLQYIWRNQMLDRAYAQYEGALLQGSHPLQEEFQRFRQEEAAWLDDYALFTAIKATQGGLPWNAWPAPLRGRDAATMTQMRSSLQRDILRVSFHQFLFFRQWRATRDYAHQKGIAIIGDIPIFVAMDSSDAWARPEQFLFDESGQPTVVAGVPPDYFSETGQLWGNPLYRWDAMQADNFAWWIERVKSSLSLFDVIRIDHFRGFAAYWEIPFPAETAVHGRWVPAPGHALFEAIRSALGQLNIIAEDLGVVTPDVEALRDDFELPGMAVLQFAFGGGDFSVNAFLPENLKVNQVVYTGTHDNDTTRGWWINAEESEKHAYRTYTHSDPSEETFAWALMNMAFHSRPNLAVVPLQDLLNLGSSERMNLPGTTGPQNWTWRYRSEVLTPSLASQLRTLTEESGRLNPS
- a CDS encoding D-2-hydroxyacid dehydrogenase, whose amino-acid sequence is MRVLLPDLPPFRALAVPGITPVYFENDQVPPGEVDGFVLWFLRPDLRRTVLHRPGLKWVLTLTAGIDHVVADLPPGVALYNAHTLHDRAVAQHAVALMLAAGRGLHRYRDTQRRREWADSGPMHTLEGRRVVIWGYGHIGRLLDGMLAPLGAHVTGLTSRSTAQDVEAALTSADDLVMLLPRTPATRHILNAERLALLPSSAWVYNLGRGDLIDPDALNAALDAGQLAGAALDVTEPEPLPASSPLWERENVILTPHVGSTTDDLIERGAAHAAEVLSAMQQGRDVPGRVDVSRGY